Proteins encoded within one genomic window of Paraglaciecola psychrophila 170:
- a CDS encoding glycine cleavage system transcriptional repressor: MKPMIFTLVGKDKPGLISDLAKTVYDLGGNWLGSNFSHMAGHFAGFVQVDLPLENHQALIALLSEHPDLKIHLLPGITEPTAEQQSVQIDIMGNDKAGIVQELTQILSQFNLNIVKFDSFLETAPNWGGTLFKAKATITVAADFDFETLRERLEGVANDLMVDVEIQ, translated from the coding sequence ATGAAACCCATGATATTTACTTTAGTTGGAAAGGACAAACCTGGATTAATAAGTGATTTAGCCAAAACGGTTTATGACCTGGGAGGCAACTGGTTAGGCAGTAACTTTTCACATATGGCAGGGCATTTCGCAGGTTTTGTGCAAGTAGATTTACCCCTAGAAAATCACCAAGCACTTATCGCACTTTTATCAGAACATCCCGATCTAAAAATACATCTACTGCCTGGAATTACTGAGCCCACTGCAGAGCAACAAAGCGTACAGATTGATATTATGGGCAACGATAAAGCAGGGATTGTGCAAGAGTTAACGCAGATATTAAGTCAATTTAATCTGAACATAGTTAAATTTGATTCGTTCCTCGAAACTGCACCTAATTGGGGGGGCACATTATTTAAAGCTAAAGCCACCATTACTGTTGCTGCTGATTTTGATTTCGAGACGTTACGAGAAAGGCTAGAGGGCGTAGCAAACGATTTAATGGTAGATGTTGAAATCCAGTAA
- a CDS encoding TIGR00153 family protein, with product MPINSFLGVFAKSPLKPLEDHINLVHKCSQGLLPFFKAVYAQDWKTAQEHQKTISMLEKEADEIKRELRINLPMGIFMPIQRQDVLDLLTQQDKIANKAKDISGRILGRQLAIPAELHESFLEYLKRCLDATDQATKVINELDDLLETGFRGRELRVVENMIERLDEIEDDTDRLQISLRRGLLALEKDLYPVDVMFLYSIIDWVGELADISERVGSRLELMLAN from the coding sequence ATGCCAATAAATTCGTTCTTGGGGGTATTTGCAAAATCACCGCTTAAGCCCCTAGAAGATCACATCAATCTTGTACATAAATGCAGCCAAGGTTTATTGCCCTTTTTTAAAGCTGTGTATGCCCAAGATTGGAAAACTGCCCAAGAACATCAGAAAACCATTTCGATGTTAGAAAAAGAAGCAGATGAGATAAAACGTGAACTGCGAATTAATTTACCTATGGGTATTTTCATGCCAATTCAGCGTCAAGACGTATTGGATTTACTGACTCAGCAAGACAAAATAGCCAATAAGGCTAAAGATATATCAGGGCGTATATTAGGTCGTCAATTGGCGATCCCTGCAGAACTTCATGAGTCTTTTCTGGAGTATTTGAAGCGTTGCTTGGATGCGACAGACCAAGCTACAAAAGTGATTAACGAGCTTGATGACCTTTTAGAAACAGGTTTTAGAGGTCGCGAATTACGAGTCGTTGAAAATATGATCGAACGTTTGGATGAGATCGAAGACGATACTGATAGATTGCAAATTAGTCTGCGAAGAGGATTGTTGGCACTTGAAAAAGATCTATATCCAGTAGACGTTATGTTTTTATACAGCATTATCGATTGGGTCGGCGAGTTGGCCGATATTTCCGAACGAGTCGGTTCTCGACTCGAATTGATGTTAGCCAACTAA
- a CDS encoding OprO/OprP family phosphate-selective porin, which translates to MFIRNLVTLCALLLLPHVLLAGVVTTDGDDIVVNIKGPIKITSSDGHYSAKLGGRLQWDYNYAELNGVADEDDFSIRRARLYLSGNVNDWSYKMQFNVGNNNGGTPEDLYIRYNGWGKQAVVTVGKQKEPFGLEQLESSKDISYLERSAVTEAYAPGRQEGILFSGQRGGITYALGVFEDDGANDGTAVTGRVTYAPIKSADQILHFGVAHSNRDEDIDITGLEVAYARGPYHIQSEFISSEENDASREGLYVQAGWIITGETRPYKNGIFKRVKPGNSSGAWEVVVRYEDGDGAYSDEELGSTDATSYGMGVNYYLNSFIRIGATYTDAKDNITDDGGSEFRARLQIAL; encoded by the coding sequence ATGTTTATACGTAATTTGGTTACGCTGTGCGCACTTCTATTGCTACCTCATGTCTTGCTCGCCGGCGTTGTGACGACAGATGGAGATGATATCGTTGTCAATATTAAAGGACCCATCAAAATTACATCATCTGATGGTCATTATTCAGCCAAACTGGGTGGACGTCTTCAGTGGGATTACAATTATGCTGAGCTAAATGGTGTCGCTGATGAAGATGATTTTAGTATTCGTCGAGCGCGTTTGTACCTGTCTGGTAATGTCAATGACTGGTCTTACAAAATGCAATTCAATGTTGGTAACAATAATGGCGGAACACCTGAGGACTTGTATATAAGATACAATGGCTGGGGTAAACAGGCCGTTGTCACAGTTGGAAAGCAAAAAGAACCCTTCGGTTTGGAACAGTTAGAGTCATCAAAAGATATTAGCTACCTTGAACGCTCTGCCGTTACTGAAGCATATGCGCCCGGACGCCAAGAAGGCATACTCTTCAGTGGTCAGCGCGGTGGTATCACTTATGCCCTAGGCGTATTTGAAGACGACGGTGCAAACGATGGAACGGCTGTTACCGGCCGAGTGACTTATGCCCCGATCAAGTCTGCTGATCAGATTCTGCATTTTGGTGTGGCTCATAGTAACCGTGACGAAGATATCGATATCACTGGCTTAGAAGTTGCCTATGCTAGAGGACCTTACCATATTCAGTCTGAATTTATATCTTCTGAAGAAAATGACGCAAGTCGTGAAGGATTGTATGTACAGGCAGGTTGGATCATAACAGGTGAAACCAGACCCTATAAAAATGGCATTTTTAAGCGAGTTAAACCAGGTAATTCATCTGGGGCTTGGGAAGTGGTTGTTCGCTACGAAGATGGAGATGGCGCATATTCAGACGAGGAACTTGGTTCTACCGATGCGACCTCATATGGAATGGGTGTCAATTATTATTTAAATAGTTTTATACGCATTGGAGCGACTTATACTGACGCGAAAGATAATATTACTGATGATGGTGGCAGTGAATTTCGAGCTCGATTGCAAATAGCGCTTTAA
- the ppk1 gene encoding polyphosphate kinase 1 → MPNTPNIYYPKELSWLSFNQRVLQEAADINNPIIERIRFLGIYSNNMDEFYRVRVADVKRKIYIHLNEGELEEAELTKLLMERIQKKVLGMTKDFDRIHSNVVKGLARYNIFLLGEEDLNDYHTQWLSHYFKNKILRHIAPVLLNKKVKLLSRLNDFATYLYVGIHKDDKAIAYATIEVPSQNMSRFVVIPPEKSRKKKYIILLDDIIRLNLESIFKGFIEFDTLEAFSFKMTRDSEYSLNDEIDESYVDKMSESMKQRLIAEPVRVVHDSRMPSDMLKDLKKRLKISSFDSLISSGPYRNFKDFIGFPNVGRTYLENQELPALTSKDFSDYDTVFDAITAKDILLHYPYHRFLHVTEFIRQAAFDPSVKHIRLNIYRVASQSRVISSLIDAVDNGKKVTVVVELRARFDEEANIQWSKKMTDAGVQVVFGMHALKIHSKLCVVTREEKGQLINYAHFGTGNFNEKTAKIYTDFSLFTRNQELANEAEAVFTFIQQPYRRQKFQHLQVSPLNARTKIQALVRQEIQNANEGLKAEITLKINNLDDKLLIDDLYKASQAGVIIKAIIRGMCSLVPGVKGLSENISVISVVDRFLEHPRVMVFENAGDTKMFISSADWMTRNMDFRIEVGCPIYDEDLKHRIMDILHIQFNDTLKARVIDKQQTNHYVTRGNRKNLRSQTEIYRYLKAVEKDKNV, encoded by the coding sequence ATGCCAAATACCCCAAATATTTATTACCCTAAAGAACTCAGTTGGCTTTCTTTTAATCAACGGGTGTTACAAGAAGCAGCCGATATCAATAATCCCATCATTGAACGTATTCGATTCTTGGGAATTTATTCAAACAATATGGATGAGTTTTATCGCGTTCGAGTCGCTGATGTAAAACGCAAAATATATATCCATTTGAATGAAGGCGAACTGGAAGAAGCCGAATTAACCAAATTGTTGATGGAAAGGATCCAGAAAAAAGTTTTGGGTATGACCAAAGATTTTGATCGGATTCATTCCAATGTGGTGAAAGGTTTGGCCAGATATAATATATTTTTACTTGGCGAAGAAGATCTCAACGACTACCACACCCAGTGGTTAAGTCATTATTTCAAGAATAAAATTTTACGCCACATCGCTCCGGTATTACTCAACAAAAAAGTGAAGTTGCTCTCCAGATTAAATGACTTTGCTACCTACCTTTATGTAGGCATTCACAAAGATGATAAAGCCATTGCTTACGCAACTATTGAAGTGCCGAGCCAAAACATGTCACGGTTTGTGGTGATACCGCCAGAAAAAAGCCGTAAAAAGAAGTACATCATATTATTGGATGACATTATTCGGTTGAACTTGGAGAGTATTTTCAAGGGGTTTATTGAGTTTGACACCTTAGAGGCGTTCTCTTTTAAAATGACGCGAGACTCAGAGTATTCTCTTAATGATGAAATAGATGAAAGTTATGTCGATAAAATGTCAGAAAGCATGAAACAAAGGCTGATTGCAGAGCCTGTGCGTGTAGTGCACGACAGCAGAATGCCCAGCGACATGCTTAAGGATTTAAAGAAACGCTTAAAAATATCTTCCTTCGACAGTCTTATTTCTAGTGGTCCGTATCGTAACTTTAAGGATTTTATTGGATTTCCAAATGTGGGCCGTACTTATTTAGAAAACCAAGAACTACCCGCGCTAACCTCTAAAGATTTTTCTGACTACGACACCGTATTTGATGCGATTACCGCTAAAGATATCCTGCTGCATTACCCTTATCACCGTTTTTTACATGTCACTGAGTTTATTCGCCAAGCGGCGTTTGATCCCAGTGTGAAACATATACGCTTAAATATATATCGCGTCGCAAGCCAATCCAGAGTCATCAGCTCATTAATTGATGCGGTAGATAATGGCAAAAAGGTAACGGTGGTAGTTGAGCTACGCGCAAGGTTTGATGAAGAAGCAAATATCCAATGGTCTAAAAAAATGACCGACGCCGGTGTGCAAGTGGTCTTTGGTATGCACGCGTTAAAAATTCACAGTAAATTGTGTGTCGTCACCCGCGAAGAAAAAGGGCAGTTAATCAACTATGCCCATTTTGGTACCGGTAATTTCAACGAAAAAACTGCAAAGATTTATACTGACTTTAGTCTATTTACCCGTAACCAAGAACTCGCTAATGAAGCTGAGGCGGTTTTTACCTTTATTCAACAACCCTACAGAAGACAAAAATTTCAGCATTTACAAGTGTCACCTCTCAACGCTCGAACCAAAATTCAAGCCTTGGTACGACAAGAAATACAAAATGCTAATGAAGGACTGAAAGCTGAAATAACATTAAAAATCAACAATTTAGATGACAAATTATTGATAGATGATTTATATAAAGCCAGTCAGGCTGGCGTCATAATAAAAGCGATTATCCGGGGTATGTGTTCTTTAGTACCTGGGGTCAAAGGTTTAAGCGAGAATATTAGTGTGATCAGTGTTGTTGACCGATTTTTAGAACATCCAAGGGTGATGGTATTTGAAAATGCGGGAGACACAAAAATGTTTATTTCTTCTGCAGACTGGATGACTCGTAACATGGATTTTCGTATTGAAGTGGGCTGCCCTATCTACGACGAAGATCTTAAACACAGAATTATGGATATATTGCACATCCAATTTAATGACACACTTAAAGCCCGCGTAATAGACAAACAACAAACCAATCATTACGTGACCAGAGGAAATCGTAAAAACCTGCGCTCACAAACTGAAATTTATCGTTATTTAAAAGCAGTAGAAAAGGATAAAAATGTCTAA
- a CDS encoding inorganic phosphate transporter, whose translation MDIINNYGFVLIVVAAAVGFLMAWGIGANDVANAMGTSVGSKALTIKQAIFIAMIFEFAGAYLAGGEVTSTIRKGIIDSAFFIDTPELLVFGMISALFAAGIWLAFASYLGWPVSTTHSIIGAIVGFAAVGVSSDAVEWAKVGGIVGSWVITPAISGFIAFLIFQSAQKLIFDTDNPFESAKRYVPFYMALAGFVMALVTIKKGLKHVGLHIPADQGYFIAIGIAVLVGIAGRLYIRRIKIDPKTEREAQFANVEKVFAVLMIVTACCMAFAHGSNDVANAIGPLAAVVSIVESGGEIGAKSALAWWILPLWGIGIVAGLALFGHRVIKTIGNGITHLTPSRGFAAELAAATTVVIASGSGLPISTTQTLVGAVLGVGMARGIAAINLGVVRNIVVSWVITLPAGAGLSIIFFFMIKGIFAP comes from the coding sequence ATGGATATAATTAACAATTACGGTTTTGTTTTAATCGTAGTCGCCGCTGCGGTTGGATTTTTAATGGCATGGGGCATCGGTGCCAATGATGTAGCCAATGCGATGGGTACATCGGTTGGTTCAAAAGCACTAACCATTAAACAAGCTATTTTTATTGCGATGATTTTTGAGTTTGCAGGGGCTTATTTGGCTGGTGGTGAAGTCACCTCAACAATCCGTAAAGGTATAATTGACTCGGCATTTTTCATCGATACGCCAGAATTATTAGTCTTTGGTATGATATCAGCGCTTTTTGCTGCGGGTATTTGGTTAGCGTTTGCTTCTTATCTTGGATGGCCAGTATCGACTACTCATTCAATTATTGGCGCGATAGTTGGCTTTGCCGCAGTCGGTGTCAGCTCAGATGCCGTAGAATGGGCTAAAGTAGGAGGTATTGTGGGTAGCTGGGTTATTACGCCGGCTATATCCGGTTTTATTGCCTTCCTCATATTTCAATCTGCACAAAAACTCATTTTTGATACAGATAACCCTTTTGAAAGTGCCAAACGTTATGTGCCTTTTTACATGGCTCTTGCTGGGTTTGTTATGGCATTAGTAACGATAAAAAAAGGCCTGAAACATGTTGGTTTACATATCCCTGCTGATCAAGGTTATTTTATTGCTATTGGTATAGCCGTGCTCGTTGGTATCGCAGGAAGGCTGTATATTCGACGTATAAAAATCGATCCAAAGACTGAAAGAGAAGCGCAATTTGCAAATGTTGAAAAAGTATTTGCGGTGCTGATGATAGTGACTGCGTGTTGTATGGCATTTGCTCATGGTTCAAATGATGTGGCCAACGCTATTGGTCCTTTGGCCGCAGTGGTTAGTATTGTCGAGAGCGGTGGCGAGATTGGCGCAAAATCCGCGTTAGCTTGGTGGATTTTACCTCTTTGGGGCATCGGTATCGTTGCCGGATTGGCATTGTTTGGCCACAGAGTGATTAAAACCATAGGCAATGGCATTACTCACCTTACACCTAGCCGCGGTTTTGCAGCTGAACTTGCAGCTGCAACTACAGTGGTTATAGCGTCTGGTTCAGGGTTACCTATTTCAACAACACAAACCTTAGTTGGCGCTGTTTTAGGTGTAGGTATGGCTAGAGGTATCGCTGCAATTAACTTAGGTGTCGTCAGAAATATCGTAGTTTCTTGGGTGATAACACTACCGGCAGGTGCGGGTTTATCGATAATTTTCTTCTTCATGATTAAAGGTATTTTTGCTCCATAG